The Streptomyces sp. NBC_00224 genome has a window encoding:
- a CDS encoding MarR family winged helix-turn-helix transcriptional regulator yields the protein MERAEGAEGQRDWTDGHVEQWLPVLPGLDPAVEGAVTRMKKLSVHLQRVREQSLVDFALDRPEFDTLHKLAGRGGTATPSQLATDLDLAPASVTGRLDALERRGFVRRTPSTTDRRRVHVELTESGRATWMGAMDVLGHEEYRLLGVLSEEERDRLNDMLRRIMVVAEERP from the coding sequence ATGGAGCGCGCAGAAGGGGCCGAGGGGCAGCGGGACTGGACCGACGGGCACGTGGAGCAGTGGCTGCCGGTGCTGCCGGGTCTTGACCCGGCCGTCGAGGGCGCGGTGACGCGGATGAAGAAGCTCTCCGTCCACCTCCAGCGCGTACGGGAGCAGTCCCTGGTCGACTTCGCGCTCGACCGGCCGGAGTTCGACACGCTGCACAAGTTGGCGGGGCGGGGTGGCACGGCGACGCCGTCGCAGCTCGCCACCGACCTGGACCTGGCGCCCGCGTCCGTCACCGGGCGCCTCGACGCGCTGGAGCGGCGCGGGTTCGTCCGCCGCACGCCCTCCACCACCGACCGCCGCAGGGTCCACGTGGAGCTCACCGAGTCGGGCCGGGCGACCTGGATGGGCGCGATGGACGTCCTCGGCCACGAGGAGTACCGGCTGCTCGGTGTCCTCAGCGAGGAGGAGCGCGACCGGCTCAACGACATGCTGCGGCGGATCATGGTGGTCGCGGAGGAGCGGCCCTGA
- a CDS encoding D-alanyl-D-alanine carboxypeptidase family protein: MSAVKKPAKIALAVAVAALLPALASAPASALPNDDKPGTQGQPGKPTDPGRAGKTRKDPDPPPAAMSKVGGALLGQPGTQVKLGPGAPVLPMELTGRSWIVADAENGQVLASHNAHWRLPPASTLKMLFADTVLPKFPKTDVHQVSPADLDGVGEGSSLVGVKENQPYTVHDLWLGVFLRSGNDAVHVLSAMNGGVPKTVQDMQAHADDLQALDTHVVSPDGYDAPGQVSSAYDLTLFARSGLQKKDFREYCSTASAKFPGAAGKNNERDYFEIQNTNRLLTGDNGLIPYKGIAGVKNGNTTNAGATFTGVAERDGRVLLVTVMNPDSSEGQAVYKEAGRLLDWGFTAAGKVTPVGELVAPRSAASTGAPQGSQPSADGTARDTAKAAVTARKGPGAGGIGTALAIAGGALLVVAAGVFLLNRRWPLPELVRRKR, from the coding sequence GTGTCTGCTGTGAAGAAGCCCGCGAAAATCGCACTGGCGGTCGCCGTCGCCGCGCTGCTGCCCGCGCTCGCCTCCGCGCCCGCGTCGGCACTGCCGAACGACGACAAACCGGGCACCCAGGGCCAACCCGGCAAGCCGACCGACCCCGGCAGGGCGGGGAAGACCCGCAAGGACCCCGACCCGCCGCCGGCCGCCATGTCGAAGGTCGGCGGCGCGCTGCTCGGGCAGCCCGGCACCCAGGTGAAGCTCGGGCCGGGGGCGCCGGTGCTGCCGATGGAGCTGACGGGCCGTTCGTGGATCGTCGCGGACGCGGAGAACGGCCAGGTGCTCGCCTCGCACAACGCGCACTGGCGGCTGCCCCCGGCCTCCACCCTGAAGATGCTCTTCGCGGACACCGTGCTGCCGAAGTTCCCCAAGACCGACGTGCACCAGGTCAGCCCGGCCGACCTCGACGGCGTCGGCGAGGGCAGCAGCCTGGTCGGGGTCAAGGAGAACCAGCCGTACACCGTGCACGACCTGTGGCTCGGCGTCTTCCTGCGCTCCGGCAACGACGCCGTGCACGTCCTGTCGGCGATGAACGGCGGCGTGCCCAAGACCGTCCAGGACATGCAGGCACACGCCGACGACCTCCAGGCGCTCGACACCCACGTGGTCTCGCCGGACGGCTACGACGCACCCGGCCAGGTCTCCAGCGCGTACGACCTCACCCTGTTCGCCCGCTCGGGCCTGCAGAAGAAGGACTTCCGCGAGTACTGCTCCACCGCCTCCGCCAAGTTCCCCGGCGCCGCGGGCAAGAACAACGAGCGGGACTACTTCGAGATCCAGAACACCAACCGGCTGCTCACCGGCGACAACGGCCTCATCCCGTACAAGGGCATCGCGGGCGTCAAGAACGGCAACACCACCAACGCGGGCGCGACCTTCACCGGCGTCGCCGAGCGCGACGGCCGGGTGCTGCTCGTCACCGTGATGAACCCGGACTCCTCCGAGGGCCAGGCCGTCTACAAGGAGGCGGGCCGCCTCCTCGACTGGGGCTTCACGGCGGCCGGCAAGGTCACCCCGGTGGGCGAGCTGGTCGCGCCCAGGTCGGCGGCCTCGACCGGCGCCCCGCAGGGCTCGCAGCCCTCTGCGGACGGCACCGCCCGCGACACCGCCAAGGCGGCGGTCACCGCCCGCAAGGGGCCCGGCGCCGGCGGCATCGGCACCGCGCTCGCCATCGCGGGCGGCGCGCTCCTGGTCGTCGCCGCCGGGGTGTTCCTGCTCAATCGGCGCTGGCCCCTGCCGGAGCTGGTGCGCCGGAAGCGGTGA
- a CDS encoding GtrA family protein — MRRAELVGFALAGICAYAVDLGLFVWLRSGLAWDPVTAKCLSFAAGCTVAYLGNAFGTYRGSRAGGREYAVFFAVNLAGALVQLLCLTVTHYGLGFTSPRADTLSGAVFGMALATGLRFWGTRTLVFRGEEGTRTSWTG, encoded by the coding sequence GTGCGCCGGGCCGAGCTCGTCGGCTTCGCGCTGGCCGGGATCTGCGCGTACGCCGTCGACCTCGGCCTCTTCGTCTGGCTGCGGTCGGGCCTGGCGTGGGACCCGGTCACCGCCAAGTGCCTCTCCTTCGCGGCGGGGTGCACCGTCGCGTACCTCGGCAACGCCTTCGGTACGTACCGGGGCAGCCGGGCCGGGGGCCGCGAGTACGCCGTGTTCTTCGCGGTGAACCTCGCGGGCGCGCTGGTGCAGCTGCTCTGTCTGACCGTCACGCACTACGGCCTCGGTTTCACCTCGCCGCGCGCCGACACGCTCTCGGGCGCGGTGTTCGGCATGGCGCTCGCCACCGGCTTGCGCTTTTGGGGGACACGGACGCTTGTCTTCCGTGGTGAGGAGGGTACTCGGACGTCATGGACTGGCTGA
- a CDS encoding YihY/virulence factor BrkB family protein, with protein sequence MDWLKNLPVVGPWVVRLMRTHAWRSYERLDRVRWSRLAAAITFISFLALFPLLTVSAAIAAAVLTPGRVEKLQKNLTEQVPGISDQLDLQDLTRNAGTIGVVAGALLLFTGIGWIGAMRGCLRAVWDRDDEEDGNPFLRMLKDGGVLVGLGGAGLASFAASSIGSTAVGWTADQLGIDENGVGRVFLRIVAIAVAAAADFLVLMYVLTLLPGVSPPRRHLVTAGIIGAVGFELLKLLLGGYMQGVAGKSMYGAFGVPIALLLWINFTAKLLLFCAAWTATPAKADDPELTASGAPAPAGASAD encoded by the coding sequence ATGGACTGGCTGAAAAATCTTCCCGTCGTCGGGCCCTGGGTGGTCCGGCTGATGCGGACGCACGCCTGGCGTTCGTACGAGAGGCTCGACCGGGTGCGCTGGTCCCGGCTCGCCGCCGCGATCACCTTCATCAGCTTCCTCGCGCTGTTCCCGCTGCTCACGGTGAGCGCGGCGATCGCCGCCGCCGTGCTCACCCCGGGCCGCGTAGAGAAGCTCCAGAAGAACCTCACCGAGCAGGTCCCCGGCATCTCCGACCAGCTCGACCTCCAGGACCTGACCCGCAACGCGGGCACGATCGGGGTGGTCGCCGGGGCGCTGCTGCTGTTCACCGGCATCGGCTGGATCGGCGCGATGCGCGGCTGTCTGCGGGCGGTGTGGGACCGGGACGACGAGGAGGACGGGAACCCGTTCCTGCGGATGCTCAAGGACGGCGGGGTGCTGGTCGGCCTCGGCGGCGCGGGGCTCGCCTCGTTCGCCGCGTCCTCGATCGGCTCGACGGCCGTCGGCTGGACCGCCGACCAGCTGGGCATCGACGAGAACGGCGTCGGCCGGGTGTTCCTGCGGATCGTGGCGATCGCGGTGGCGGCCGCCGCCGACTTCCTGGTCCTGATGTACGTACTGACCCTGCTGCCCGGGGTCTCCCCGCCGCGCCGCCATCTGGTGACCGCCGGGATCATCGGCGCGGTGGGGTTCGAGCTGCTGAAGCTGCTGCTCGGCGGCTATATGCAGGGGGTCGCCGGCAAGAGCATGTACGGGGCTTTCGGGGTGCCCATCGCGCTGCTGCTGTGGATCAACTTCACCGCGAAGCTGCTGCTGTTCTGCGCCGCCTGGACGGCCACCCCGGCCAAGGCGGACGACCCCGAGCTCACCGCTTCCGGCGCACCAGCTCCGGCAGGGGCCAGCGCCGATTGA
- a CDS encoding ABC transporter substrate-binding protein: protein MRSIRMRVLAICAVLVVAGVGGWQLLPSDGQKKDPITVGTTDAITSLDPAGAYDAGSWALYSNVYQTLLTFKPGSAVPVPDAARGCKFIGLKLTTYQCELRDGLKFSSGRKVTAADVKFSFDRVLKIKSDVGPAPLLSSLGSVQADGDTVTFNLKTKDATFPSKLATGAGSIVDSSAYPEKSLRKGNGVVGSGPYLLKSYKQGQSAALEPNPDYRGAVTKKGLPVQVRYFTESDQLNEAWTAKQVEVAHRQMPPKVLAKLSPGDPAIRISETPGAETRNLNINVRPGHPLAKAKVRQALAALIDRPALAAGVYDGTVEPLFSLIPQGFTGHSTAFFDAYPRVDVAKAKGLLKSADVHAPVKFTLAYRKLGPNGAEAELLKKQLEKGGLFEVDLLAESDWTKMQKNYAAGVYDAYTAGWVADFPDPDNFSQPLVGTGNSLHTGYSDKAVDAIIQRTQQYSDRGRTADDFKALQDKVAEDVPLIPLWQGKDYVVSSRSVGGLQYLSDGTGVWRLWELGWI, encoded by the coding sequence ATGCGGTCGATCCGTATGCGGGTTCTGGCGATATGCGCGGTTTTGGTGGTCGCCGGTGTGGGGGGATGGCAACTGCTGCCGTCCGATGGACAGAAGAAGGACCCGATCACGGTCGGGACGACGGACGCGATCACGTCCCTGGACCCGGCCGGCGCCTATGACGCCGGTTCCTGGGCGCTCTACAGCAACGTCTACCAGACGCTGCTCACCTTCAAGCCGGGCTCGGCGGTGCCGGTGCCGGACGCGGCCCGCGGCTGCAAGTTCATCGGGCTGAAGCTGACGACGTATCAGTGCGAGCTGCGCGACGGTCTGAAGTTCTCGTCGGGGCGCAAGGTCACCGCCGCCGACGTCAAGTTCTCCTTCGACCGGGTGCTGAAGATCAAAAGCGATGTGGGCCCGGCCCCGCTGCTCTCCTCCCTCGGCTCGGTCCAGGCCGACGGTGACACCGTCACCTTCAACCTGAAGACCAAGGACGCGACCTTCCCGTCCAAGCTCGCGACCGGCGCCGGGTCGATCGTCGACAGCAGCGCGTACCCGGAGAAGTCACTGCGCAAGGGCAACGGCGTGGTCGGCTCGGGCCCGTACCTGCTCAAGTCGTACAAGCAGGGCCAGAGCGCGGCCCTGGAGCCGAACCCCGACTACCGGGGCGCGGTCACCAAGAAGGGGCTGCCCGTCCAGGTCCGCTACTTCACCGAGTCCGACCAGCTCAACGAGGCATGGACGGCCAAGCAGGTCGAGGTGGCGCACCGCCAGATGCCGCCCAAGGTGCTCGCCAAGCTGTCGCCCGGCGACCCGGCCATCCGCATCAGCGAGACGCCCGGCGCCGAGACCCGCAACCTGAACATCAACGTCCGCCCCGGCCACCCGCTGGCCAAGGCCAAGGTCCGCCAGGCGCTGGCGGCGCTGATCGACCGGCCCGCGCTGGCCGCCGGCGTCTACGACGGCACCGTCGAGCCGCTGTTCTCGCTGATCCCGCAGGGCTTCACCGGCCACAGCACGGCCTTCTTCGACGCCTACCCCAGGGTGGACGTGGCGAAGGCGAAGGGCCTCCTGAAGTCGGCGGACGTGCATGCCCCGGTGAAGTTCACGCTCGCGTACCGCAAGCTCGGGCCCAACGGCGCCGAGGCCGAACTGCTCAAGAAGCAGCTGGAGAAGGGCGGCCTGTTCGAGGTCGACCTGCTCGCCGAGTCCGACTGGACCAAGATGCAGAAGAACTACGCGGCCGGGGTGTACGACGCGTACACGGCGGGCTGGGTCGCGGACTTCCCGGACCCGGACAACTTCAGCCAGCCGCTCGTCGGCACCGGGAACAGCCTGCACACCGGGTACTCGGACAAGGCCGTCGACGCGATCATCCAGCGCACCCAGCAGTACAGCGACCGGGGCCGCACCGCCGACGACTTCAAGGCGCTGCAGGACAAGGTCGCCGAGGATGTGCCGCTGATCCCGCTGTGGCAGGGCAAGGACTATGTGGTGAGCAGCCGCAGCGTCGGCGGCCTCCAGTACCTGTCGGACGGCACCGGCGTGTGGCGGCTGTGGGAGCTGGGCTGGATCTGA
- a CDS encoding SCO4848 family membrane protein codes for MKLSNRVSWFLLAFGAWSWIIWITFVKNLWKDGSGLAFDDAGDPTAYFWVHLTLAVVSFLLGTGVGLIGFRSVRQLRAEADGSRVTDR; via the coding sequence ATGAAGCTCAGCAACCGCGTCTCCTGGTTCCTGCTCGCGTTCGGAGCGTGGAGCTGGATCATCTGGATCACTTTCGTCAAGAACCTGTGGAAGGACGGCAGCGGGCTGGCCTTCGACGACGCGGGCGACCCGACGGCGTACTTCTGGGTGCACCTCACCCTCGCCGTCGTGTCCTTTCTCCTGGGGACGGGTGTCGGCCTCATCGGGTTCCGTTCCGTACGTCAACTGCGCGCGGAAGCCGACGGTTCCCGGGTCACGGACCGCTAA
- a CDS encoding MFS transporter has protein sequence MPPLPHPLRTRAFRLLFIGRCLSLLGDAVIPAALALAVYIATDSTAALAIVLGCSMVPKLLLLPFGGVMGDRFNARTVALTTDLVRCATQLFVGVELLGGDPQLWQIALAEAIGGSASAFAMPAMAPLITGTVEEENRQRANALMGVVNSATRLGGPALASVLILTAGPGWAFVLDSASFAVSAALLSALRVRHVPLVRRSLTADLKEGWSEVRSRDWYWTSLFAHSAWNGAAAVLMTLGPAIAFKEFDGKTFWLAFMQAGAVGLLLGSLIAGRARPRRPILTANLGLAAYALPLTLLALSAPAPVTIVGYGIAQLGLGFLSPVWETAVQSAIPSHTLARVTSYDWLLSLAAMPVGYALAPLAADAWGPEVPLLAAALVVGGACLATAAVPGVRRFGRPVEDAPVLSSTPA, from the coding sequence ATGCCACCACTGCCCCATCCCCTGCGCACGCGCGCGTTCCGGCTGCTCTTCATCGGCCGCTGCCTGTCCCTGCTCGGCGACGCCGTGATCCCGGCCGCGCTCGCCCTCGCCGTCTACATCGCGACCGACTCCACCGCCGCCCTCGCGATCGTGCTCGGCTGCTCGATGGTCCCCAAGCTGCTGCTCCTGCCCTTCGGCGGCGTCATGGGCGACCGCTTCAACGCCCGTACGGTCGCACTCACCACCGACCTCGTCCGCTGCGCCACCCAGCTCTTCGTCGGCGTCGAACTGCTCGGCGGCGACCCCCAGCTGTGGCAGATCGCGCTCGCCGAGGCGATCGGCGGCTCCGCCTCCGCCTTCGCGATGCCCGCGATGGCGCCGCTGATCACCGGCACGGTCGAGGAGGAGAACCGGCAGCGCGCCAACGCCCTGATGGGCGTGGTCAACAGCGCGACCCGGCTGGGCGGCCCGGCGCTCGCCAGCGTACTCATCCTGACCGCCGGGCCCGGCTGGGCCTTCGTGCTCGACTCCGCCTCCTTCGCGGTGAGCGCGGCCCTGCTGAGCGCGCTCCGGGTGCGGCACGTGCCGCTGGTCCGGCGCTCGCTCACCGCCGACCTCAAGGAGGGCTGGAGCGAGGTGCGCTCGCGGGACTGGTACTGGACCAGCCTGTTCGCCCACTCCGCCTGGAACGGCGCCGCCGCCGTCCTGATGACGCTCGGACCGGCCATCGCCTTCAAGGAGTTCGACGGCAAGACGTTCTGGCTGGCGTTCATGCAGGCGGGCGCCGTCGGCCTGCTGCTCGGCTCGCTGATCGCCGGGCGCGCCCGGCCTAGGCGCCCCATCCTGACGGCCAATCTGGGCCTGGCCGCCTACGCCCTGCCGCTCACCCTGCTCGCGCTCTCCGCCCCGGCGCCGGTCACCATCGTCGGCTACGGCATCGCCCAGCTCGGGCTCGGCTTCCTCTCGCCGGTCTGGGAGACCGCGGTGCAGTCGGCGATCCCCAGCCACACCCTGGCCCGCGTGACCTCGTACGACTGGCTGCTCTCCCTGGCGGCGATGCCCGTCGGGTACGCGCTGGCCCCGCTGGCCGCCGACGCCTGGGGGCCCGAAGTGCCGCTGCTGGCCGCCGCGCTGGTGGTGGGCGGAGCCTGTCTGGCGACGGCGGCGGTGCCGGGGGTACGCCGGTTCGGCCGCCCCGTGGAGGACGCTCCCGTACTCTCCTCCACACCGGCTTGA
- a CDS encoding thiol-disulfide oxidoreductase DCC family protein — protein sequence MPTATTADRGATRAPVRRLTVLYDAHCPLCAFLRGWLMKQRQLVPLDLVPAGSAEARHRFPHLDHAATFEEITVVADAGQVYRGPAAWVVCLWALREYRPMAHRFSTPAGARFARGAVIAASRYRESHRDRRVAGAGGGAYRREDGWTYDPRGGWAYTGPATCDSGCSAAD from the coding sequence ATGCCCACCGCCACCACCGCCGACCGGGGCGCCACGCGCGCCCCGGTCCGCCGGCTCACCGTCCTGTACGACGCCCACTGCCCGCTCTGCGCCTTCCTGCGCGGCTGGCTGATGAAGCAGCGTCAGCTGGTCCCGCTCGACCTGGTGCCCGCCGGGTCCGCCGAGGCCCGCCACCGCTTCCCCCACCTCGACCACGCGGCCACCTTCGAGGAGATCACCGTCGTCGCCGACGCCGGACAGGTCTACCGGGGCCCGGCCGCCTGGGTCGTCTGCCTGTGGGCGCTGCGCGAGTACCGGCCCATGGCCCACCGCTTCAGTACCCCGGCCGGGGCGCGGTTCGCGCGCGGCGCGGTGATCGCCGCCTCCCGCTACCGCGAGTCCCACCGCGACCGCCGGGTGGCGGGCGCGGGCGGCGGCGCCTACCGCCGCGAGGACGGCTGGACGTACGACCCGCGCGGGGGCTGGGCCTACACCGGACCGGCAACCTGCGACAGCGGCTGCTCCGCGGCCGATTAG
- a CDS encoding TetR/AcrR family transcriptional regulator: protein MILETAMRLFQELGYDKTTMRAIAKEAGVSVGNAYYYFAGKEHLIQGFYDRIAAEHQAAVRDVLERETDLEARLAGVLSAWLDIAAPYHEFAAQFFKNAADPDSPLSPFSPESEHAREAAIDVHREVLAGTKTKVPAELVDVLPELMWLSQMGLVLYWVFDRSEGRERSYRLAARGAKLTTRGVALARFRVLRPLVHEVHELFTDFLPGMAQTVTARKKKP, encoded by the coding sequence CTGATCCTGGAGACCGCCATGCGGCTGTTCCAGGAGCTGGGTTACGACAAGACGACGATGCGGGCCATCGCCAAGGAGGCCGGGGTCTCGGTCGGCAACGCGTACTACTACTTCGCCGGCAAAGAGCATCTGATCCAGGGGTTCTACGACCGGATCGCCGCCGAGCACCAGGCGGCGGTCCGGGATGTGCTGGAGCGCGAGACGGATCTGGAGGCGCGTCTGGCCGGGGTGCTCAGCGCCTGGCTCGACATCGCGGCCCCGTACCACGAGTTCGCCGCGCAGTTCTTCAAGAACGCGGCGGACCCGGACAGCCCGCTCAGCCCCTTCTCGCCGGAGTCCGAGCACGCCCGCGAGGCGGCCATCGACGTGCACCGCGAGGTGCTTGCGGGGACCAAGACCAAGGTTCCGGCCGAACTCGTGGACGTGCTGCCCGAGTTGATGTGGCTCTCCCAGATGGGCCTGGTCCTGTACTGGGTGTTCGACCGCTCCGAGGGCCGCGAGCGCAGCTACCGGCTGGCCGCGCGCGGCGCCAAGCTCACCACGCGCGGCGTGGCGCTCGCCCGCTTCCGGGTGCTGCGCCCGCTCGTCCACGAGGTGCACGAGCTGTTCACGGACTTCCTGCCGGGCATGGCCCAGACGGTGACGGCCCGGAAGAAGAAGCCGTGA